A window of Ananas comosus cultivar F153 linkage group 4, ASM154086v1, whole genome shotgun sequence contains these coding sequences:
- the LOC109708621 gene encoding pectinesterase-like, with protein sequence MCSTTITIPFLIFSFLLLFTPSLSAPPPPLPVPPSTACNATLDPSFCRSVLPSRGSQNLYSYSRFSLAKSLGNAYKFLNLINHYLSPHRASKLSPTAVAALQDCRLLSGLNIDFLTSAGATLNATNALLDPQADQVQTLLSALMTNQQTCLDGLQAAASAWSVKKGLAVPISNSTKLYSVSLALFTKAWVAPKSKKPKPRKGLTPSRLPTRRSLLFHEVEYMGRHDELPLKMSEPQRELFEKRRGRRLLQASEGAMVHDIVVVSQDGSGNYTTVGAAVAAAPNNSDGTTGYYLIYVGSGVYEEYVVIPKNKKFLMMIGDGINQTVITGNHSFVDGWTTFNSATFAVVGQGFVAVNMTIRNTAGAAKHQAVALRNGADLSTFYSCSFEGYQDTLYTHSMRQFYRDCDIYGTVDYIFGNAAVVFQNCNIYSRLPMNGQSNTVTAQGRIDPNQNTGISIQDSNFVASPDLAADPKFAITYLGRPWKNYSRTVIMQSFMDSLIDPSGWMPWNGDFALSTLYYAEYNNTGPGSATGQRVTWPGYHVINGTDAANFTVTSLVLGDNWLPQTGVPYLSGLLG encoded by the exons ATGTGCTCCACCACCATCACCATTCCCTTcctcatcttctccttcctcctccttttcACTCCCTCCCTCTCTGCCCCACCACCGCCACTTCCAGTCCCTCCGTCCACCGCCTGCAATGCCACTCTCGACCCGTCCTTCTGCCGATCGGTCCTCCCCTCCCGCGGCTCCCAAAACCTCTACTCCTATAGCCGCTTCTCCCTCGCCAAGTCCCTCGGCAACGCCTACAAGTTCCTCAACCTCATCAACCACTACCTCTCCCCTCACCGTGCCTCGAAGCTCTCCCCTACCGCTGTCGCCGCTTTGCAAGACTGCCGCCTCCTGTCGGGACTCAACATCGACTTCTTGACCTCCGCAGGTGCGACGTTGAACGCCACCAATGCTCTCCTCGACCCGCAGGCCGACCAGGTGCAGACGCTGCTGTCGGCGCTCATGACCAACCAGCAGACGTGCCTTGATGGCCTCCAGGCCGCCGCATCCGCATGGTCGGTCAAGAAAGGCCTCGCCGTCCCCATCTCCAACAGCACTAAGCTCTACAGCGTCTCCCTCGCGCTCTTCACCAAGGCTTGGGTGGCGCCCAAGTCAAAGAAGCCGAAGCCCAGGAAGGGCCTCACCCCATCGCGGCTCCCCACTCGGAGGAGCCTGCTTTTCCATGAG GTAGAGTACATGGGTCGACACGACGAATTGCCTTTGAAAATGTCGGAACCGCAAAGAGAGTTATTCGAGAAGAGGAGAGGGCGGCGGCTGCTTCAGGCGTCGGAAGGCGCGATGGTGCACGATATCGTGGTGGTGAGTCAGGACGGGAGCGGGAACTACACAACGGtcggggcggcggtggcggcggcgccgaaTAACTCGGATGGGACTACTGGATACTACCTGATATACGTGGGTAGTGGGGTATACGAGGAGTATGTAGTTATTCCGAAGAACAAAAAATTTCTTATGATGATTGGGGATGGGATAAACCAAACCGTGATCACAGGAAACCATAGCTTTGTCGACGGTTGGACCACATTCAACTCCGCTACATTTG CTGTTGTTGGACAAGGGTTTGTTGCTGTGAATATGACTATTAGGAACACCGCAGGCGCAGCTAAGCATCAAGCGGTCGCGCTACGAAATGGTGCAGATCTCTCGACCTTCTACAGCTGCAGCTTCGAGGGGTACCAAGATACCTTGTATACCCACTCCATGAGGCAATTCTACCGAGATTGCGATATCTACGGCACGGTCGACTACATCTTCGGCAACGCAGCGGTCGTGTTCCAGAACTGCAACATCTATTCTCGGCTACCCATGAATGGCCAGAGCAACACCGTCACGGCTCAAGGCCGGATTGACCCGAACCAGAACACGGGCATTTCGATCCAGGACAGCAACTTCGTGGCTTCGCCTGACTTAGCAGCAGATCCTAAGTTCGCGATCACATACCTGGGTCGTCCGTGGAAGAATTATTCGAGGACGGTGATCATGCAATCTTTCATGGACAGCTTGATTGACCCATCGGGGTGGATGCCGTGGAACGGAGACTTCGCGCTGAGTACGCTGTACTATGCCGAGTACAATAACACCGGACCAGGGTCCGCGACGGGCCAACGAGTCACATGGCCCGGGTACCATGTGATAAATGGAACCGATGCGGCCAATTTTACCGTGACTAGCCTTGTTTTGGGGGATAATTGGTTACCTCAAACTGGAGTGCCTTACTTGAGCGGGTTACTTGGATGA
- the LOC109708699 gene encoding pectinesterase — protein sequence SLLLLPLPAINALFKDSFLSEAEAFEESLLHQACFNIDEHEACISRLKFAPERGDPRGPLPILHAAIRGTISDAVRTVTGISTLATHVKSRREEMAIDDCVELLGYSVDELEWSLTEMVNIDIGVPSYGSRHDGNIRAWLSAALGNQDTCLDGFDGTDGRVRLAVERRVAHVTQLVSNLLAMHKRLRSVILHVGLPKNVTEGGGADRGFPTWMTPEEEEELVHAGAKSMRVDAVVAADGSGRFRTISEAIDNAPSYSTRRYVIMVKRGEYKENVVLKKKKTNIVLVGEGMGLTVISGSRSFMAGWTTFRTATFAVSGSGFIARDITFRNTAGPQGGQAVALRADSDRSAFFRCSIEGYQDTLYSHSLRQFFRDCNIYGTVDFIFGNGLVVFQHCNIYPRRPLPNQKITITAQGRKDPNQNTGFSIHNCFVNAAYPTYLGRPWKPYSRTVFMQSYLGPGVQPAGWLEWAGNVGLNTLFYGEYMNYGPGASLGRRVGWPGYHIIRDAAVAGMFTVRRFIGGLSWLPGTGVLYTADLLK from the exons tctcttcttcttcttcctctaccCGCCATTAACGCACTATTCAAGGACTCGTTTCTCTCTGAAGCAGAAGCGTTCGAAGAATCACTACTACACCAAGCGTGCTTTAATATCGATGAGCATGAAGCGTGCATATCACGTCTAAAATTCGCGCCTGAACGAGGCGATCCACGGGGGCCTCTCCCAATTCTCCATGCGGCGATCCGGGGAACAATCTCCGACGCAGTCCGCACAGTCACCGGCATCTCAACCCTCGCAACGCACGTCAAGAGCCGGCGGGAGGAGATGGCGATCGACGACTGCGTCGAGCTGCTCGGCTACTCTGTCGACGAGCTCGAGTGGTCCCTCACCGAGATGGTCAACATCGACATCGGCGTGCCCAGCTACGGCTCGCGGCATGACGGTAACATCCGCGCGTGGCTCAGTGCAGCGCTGGGGAACCAAGACACGTGCCTCGACGGCTTCGACGGAACAGACGGGCGGGTCCGACTTGCGGTGGAGCGGAGGGTGGCGCACGTGACGCAGCTTGTGAGCAACCTCCTCGCCATGCACAAGAGGCTCCGGAGCGTAATTCTCCACGTCGGGCTCCCGAAGAACGTCACTGAAGGGGGCGGCGCCGACCGGGGGTTCCCGACGTGGATGACaccggaagaagaagaagagttggTGCACGCGGGCGCAAAATCCATGCGGGTGGACGCCGTGGTGGCGGCGGATGGGTCCGGAAGGTTCCGGACGATCAGCGAGGCTATAGACAATGCTCCGAGTTATAGTACGAGGAGGTATGTTATAATGGTGAAGAGGGGGGAGTATAAGGAGAATGTGgtgttgaagaagaagaagacgaataTTGTGCTTGTCGGGGAGGGAATGGGGTTGACCGTAATTTCCGGAAGTAGGAGCTTCATGGCAGGGTGGACCACGTTCAGGACTGCTACTTTTG CTGTGTCCGGTTCGGGATTCATTGCGCGGGACATAACCTTCCGCAACACGGCGGGCCCACAGGGCGGCCAAGCGGTGGCCCTCCGAGCCGATTCGGACCGCTCCGCCTTCTTCAGATGCAGCATCGAGGGCTATCAGGACACGCTCTACTCTCACTCCCTCCGGCAGTTCTTCCGCGACTGCAACATCTACGGCACCGTCGACTTCATCTTCGGCAACGGCCTCGTCGTGTTCCAGCACTGCAACATCTATCCGCGAAGACCCCTCCCCAACCAGAAGATCACAATCACGGCCCAGGGGCGCAAGGACCCGAATCAGAACACGGGCTTTTCGATCCACAATTGCTTCGTAAACGCGGCCTACCCTACGTACTTGGGCCGACCCTGGAAGCCATACTCGAGGACAGTTTTCATGCAATCGTACTTGGGACCCGGCGTTCAGCCGGCAGGTTGGCTCGAGTGGGCCGGAAATGTTGGACTGAATACGCTGTTCTACGGAGAGTACATGAACTACGGGCCAGGGGCGTCCCTCGGCCGGCGAGTCGGTTGGCCTGGGTATCATATTATAAGGGATGCGGCGGTCGCTGGCATGTTTACGGTGCGGCGATTCATCGGTGGGCTTTCATGGTTGCCGGGAACTGGTGTTCTTTACACAGCTGATTTGCTCAAATAG